agatataatttatcatttttattattttatttaaatattaaaatataaacataaaattaataaatcatatattaattcatttaagGTGTGCAGCGTAAAAACTTCTTCTATAATCTTTCTAAAATAAAACAGCATATTAATCTTTCTCGGACCATCATGCATAGcctattataaaaattacaaagaaCTCATCCACAGTCTCCTAATTAAAAGACGATACTTTCTTTAATTAAatgtatatgatatattattggTTATTTAAGACTCgtgaattataatatatagacataGTAGtcgacctctctctctttcctctctttctctctcttcccattGTGTATATATAGCACCACCTCAAACGTGACCATACCTCCAAATTAagtttcaaagttcaaactcaaATTCTTACTCTTTATTACCTCTTTCTTAGAATCCCAACCCATATCAGCCAGAAACAATAAACATGGTGGTGCCTTCTCCCATCCCAATAAGAAGCAAGAAAACAAAGGCAGTAGGGATACCGACCATTGATCTTTATCTCAATAGGTCAATCTTATCGGAACTAATCGTGAAAGCCAGCGAAGAATTCGGCTTCTTCAAGGTGGTTAACCATGGTATTTCAAAGGAGATAATTGCGAGAATGGAAGAGGAAAGTGCTGAGTTTTTTGCGAAAGCCGCCGCAGAGAAGCAACGAGCTGGTCCAGCCAGTCCTTTTGGTTATGGGTGCAAAAACATTGGCCGCAATGGCGATATGGGTGAGCTCGAATACCTTCTCCTTCACACCGACCCTCTCTCCATTTCCGAAAGATCCACAGATATCTCCAATGACCCAACAAAATTCTGGTAATTTACACCTAGCTCATCCATTCTTCTTCtccgtcttcttctttttagattaatttaactttttgcaTACGATTTAAGTCAAACATTTACGTTACGTTTTCACTGCATGAGCCAAAAATGGTGATAAAGagacaataaaatttaataaggaACAGGATAGAGATCAACAAGGCTCCTGCTCTGTGTTTCTTCTGTGCCAACAGGTTCGCGCGTTTCGTGTGAGATTGTGGCGTGTTTGATTCAATTTctgttaatttatttaatgcTCAACATATTATGACGGCCGGAACGTGTAAAAATTTACAGAAACGCCGACCAATGTCCCTTCAACTGTAAAGAAGGgttttttgcatttttaattaatttaattctcagATGAAATGGAGAGGAAGATTTGTTTAGTAGTGCTTGGTATATAGCCTAGAAAAGGACATATTTACTTTATGAGGGAACAAAggattcaattaattaattaaaactctacatgaattatataatatatatatcggGTAGACCCTTGAAGGTAGTTGGACTTGTTTTCTTTCATGGCATCTATCCCTTATCAATGGACTTTAAAAAGCTTTGAGCATATAGAATTATAGTAGACTTTTTATCCTAGTCGTGGCCTACGGTTCTTTTGTAATAGAGCCAAGCGTGCGAGATCATTAATATTAATTGGTCTAAATCGAAGCTAGCTGttagaccccccccccccccccccaaaaaaccaAGTACTACTACTCTTATCTCAAAGCcccaaaaaaatctaaactgGGACAAATAGCAAACTTGCAGCATACCCAACAGATGGGAAAACAATCATCCCCAGATGACCTTGTAATCTCTTGCTGTCAACTTGAAACTAAATAAAGGGAAGACTTTTGCTTTATGACTGTCAGCCACCAAAACTTGTAAAAcgcacgcatgcatgcatgtcatcttttatatatatatatatgcctctctttcaataatttaagtATAGGCCAGGCCGGGCCAACCTTTCTAGGGTCTTAATCAACCTGTGCTCGATGAGTTTTcgaagactttttttttttggttcttgtcAACACATGATGTCTTGAAGAGGAATCGTAAATTAAGTAAACTACTGTCTCGTCTATGATCTTGTTCTAAGATGAAGCGAGCATGCCATGTGAAGGTTGAGACGTACGAATTCCTTGAATCTTGCCCGCCCAAGTCTGCATTAAGTACGAGTCGTGGAGTACTCATGCACATTGACAAGGGAAAGACAATTTGCAAATTCCTGTCCTAAACATGAGCTAGCGCTTGAATTGGACCCCAGCCGGCCCCCATTTTGAAGTACTGTGACTCCCACTTTCCCAAAACAAAGTCAGAAggaaaataactttacaatcaaATCAAGGAACAGAGTGAAACTAAACCCTCCACGTGTTCCAATCTGATAATTTGGGATTGAAGTTGATAATacacctttttcttttattttcttttttcttcttatcatgttattctttttgtatttatgCAGTGATTCAGTGAATAATTACGTACAAGCAATGAAAGAATTAGCATGTGAGATTCTTGATCTAGTGGCTGATGGCCTGTGGGTCCAGGACAAATGCGTCTTAAGTAGGCTTATCAGAGACGTCCATAGTGACTCACTTCTCAGGTTCAATCACTATCCTTCAGTGAAAGACATCGATGATTGGGACCCATCTCCAAAACTTTATCAGCGCAAAAACAATCGGATAGGGTTTGGGGAACATTCTGACCCTCAGATCTTGACCATCTTGCGATCCAACGACGTGGGGGGCCTCCAAATAGCTTTGCACGATGGCTTGTGGGTCCCAGTACAGCCTGACCCCAGTGAGTTCTTTGTGTTCGTCGGTGATGCCTTACAGGTtggtaatattattattgttattctAAGTATTAATGCATTAATTTATAGCCCCCAAACTTTCAACAATTATGGTTTCCAGGAATATTAAaccatatatatagtacttactACATACTCAAATTgtatttctaaattaaaattcatGTCAGAATCAgagtcaaaatatttattttaattaatatttattattgctAAGATATGCATTATATATTGGGTTAGCTAActtaatgaattatttattttggcaATGAATTAGGCTTTGACAAACGGGAGATTTTTGAGCGTGAGACACAGAGCTTTATCAAATGCGATGAAGCCAAGAATGTCAATGGCTTATTTCGGGGCTCCACCCCTAAATGCATGGATCTCTCCTCTACCAGAGTTAGTCTCTCCACAGAAACCAAGTCTCTATAAGCCATTCACTTGGGAAGAGTACAAGAAGGCTGCATATTCTCTCCGATTGGGAGATTCGCGCATCGATCTCTTCAAGATTCATAGTACTGGTGATAAAAACTTAGTCATGAATTGATCAAACACAATCTTGTACTACGATTTATAGGACACATGATGCAGTTCAAATTAATAGGaggaaaaaatgatttaattatttttattaattactagtacttgtatgtattttatttaattatatgccTTAAGTTGCATGTGTTTGAAGTTGAAGAATGATCCTGCTACGTACGTACTATATATACTAGTGGGGGAATTTTAGCTTCAAACActctttagttttattatttcaaGATAAATGATAAAATGTATTTTCGATGATCTCCTTCTGGTCAATGATCATTACAGATTGACTACCATCCTTTAGAAAacgtcactacaagaaaaataaacttttacgatcaatttatagcaacgaaaagactattaacaacTAAAATATACAACCATATTTTGGTtattaatagtcttttcgttgctgGTCGTAAAAgtctgtttttcttgtagtgcatcATTAAACCCTCTTTGTCGTTTGaacttttaacaaaatgaaATGTCATATAATTTTCTCTCCCAAATTGACAGATCCTCCGTTGACCCTCCATAAAGTCTTGATCTTCATAAAAGAAAACCTAGCTaaaacaactatatatatatataccagaatatataatttatggGTAATTATCTTCGCATAAAATCTGATCTCTacgtatacacacacacatgtatatatatatatacatatcgtTATTTTTATGCTCTAGCTAGTAAGAATTATTTTCCTCACGGGCGTTGGCCTGGCCTACATGATGTCTAATATTGTTCAAGATGGTtggcctagctagctagtagatgtccactttcgttgattttctatATACCTCAGTAGTACGATATATGCACTTCTAGATGATTGCCAACCTCAGCAGTACAAAATCATCTCAAGGATATTGATCATTCATCACACAGATCGAGATGTAATCTGTAAGGTGTACTATGTGGTATTTTAGTGGACCGATGTTATCTTTGTGTCTCTGTCCGACTTGTTCTTGTCGCACGCACGCGTTGTTACCTCGATCATTGAATTAATTAGGTATACCTAGGAAAATTACACGATACCAATGTCTTAGTTCCCATGTTGATCTAGAAATTGGTCTTGTGTCCCAATCGTTTTAACAATTATGTTCACAACTTCAGGTCCACTTGATGCAGATAGACATTCCTAATTAGCTGCagatcatacatacatacatacatatataataatatatatacatatatatatatatatatgggggtACGTATGATCATCATCTAAACCTAAAAGTTGCTACTTTCTAAGTTCTTGATGACTAACTTACAATAACGTACGTAAAAGCAGCatactgaatatatatatatatatacatatatatataatatactattaatTAGTGATCTCTTGTTGGATGAAAAGTTCGATCTgctaattacttaaaaaaagatGGGAGAAATAATTGCCTGCATTCAGTCTCACCAACTCTGACAACTTTTATCGACCGGGATTTCTTCTCAAGACTCAGACAGCCATAATTTGAatattgataaatattaatGTGAGGTATGAAAATTGTAAAGAGTCGAGATATTGGAAAGGCTTCAGGCTGTTTTGAGATATGTACTTTCTTCTTCGGAAagatatttcaaattttcactgtttgggaAATCTGAATATCTGTTTATTAAAGTTATTATCATGGCCAATCTTATCTGCATAAGCTCATAAAGAGAGTCAATATATAAGTGACATAAGGATCCATCATGTCTTCTCATGACTCATGATACTAATTCATAATGTCTACAGGATGCAAGATGGTGATGACGTCCTTAATTAGGTTTTGAAATTAGTTTCAcagaaattaataatttcagGAAAATGGTTTGAGCAGAGAGgggggcagagagagagagattgtaaATGATGTTGCTATATATGTACTTGCATGTCGACAGGGTTGATAGCTAGGTAGGTTGTAAATCAGATTATAGAGATCGTTTGATTCCATTAAAGTTTGAACagaaacataatatatatatctctctttcTCGTGAGTCATGGGGTTGTTCAACGCTCATTGACTTGTGTAGATGGCCGGCCAACCTAGCTGTCACACTACTTCCGTGGCAAGAATTGCATGACATTGAGAAACTCAcgttcaaaaaatatatatatatatatatatatatttccaaggACAGCAATATAAGCTACATGAAGCTACCTTTTTGTGTTTTCGTTATTCCAATTATGCCCATGATCAGTACTCCATCAATACTATAATTTGGCCACACAATCACTACCAAATACCCAAAATTCTCCTGGTTCCTATCTGTCAATTAGAAATTAAATGTAAGACTAGGACATATTCGTAATAGCCTTgcttgagaaaagaagaaaataaatatatgtttatgaCGAAGACAAGTGGCACATATATTGCTTGGATCTTATTCAATGATTTAGAAGTGGTAGTTAAGGCGATGTTAGGTTTGTAAATGCAAGGAGCTGCTCAACTACatgaagtttatatatatatatataaatgattgtCTTCCTGTCCATCTTCGACTCTCGAAAAGGCTTAAATTCAGATATATATGGCCTCACTAGTGTTGTTATTGGGAGCTCTAATGAGATTCCGCCAAAGTGACATTAGTACTTTGGCTATGGAGGGGATCACAATCAAGGCCGAGGCTAACTCCGGCAAAAATCACAATCCGGGAAACCATGGGAATGCAGATCAAGTTCCCTCCAGCCAAGAGTACCTTGGCTACTTCGACATTGGATCATCATCATGTATTAATATTGTGAAAAACGTTGACAACGTCGAGGATGCCCAGAATTGGAAAATAGCTAAGTCCTGCGTTTGGCCTTAGAAATATATAATTAGCTGATGATCATCTAGAGTTGTTTCTCAAttattcatgcatgcatgcagtattcGGCCCTCTCCtctggttatatatataaacatgtaTATATCGATGATTTCGACGATCAGTACATATACGTGgtttacatacatatatatatatatatatatatccatatatattatatatttctgtATAAGGCAGGAAAGTTGTGTACTGGTATACATTAATAATAAAGCGTTGTTCATTGTTTAATTATTACCGAATTTACAGTATCGCAcgtttcttttatatatatgtgtatgtgtgtgtatgtgtatatatatataggagcatGATAGTGGTACTGTTGTTAGAATTAAAGCTTTGGTTAAGAATTCATGAAGTGATGCCGGCCAATTAATATTCCGTTATTCATGATTCCACTATCGATCGACAATATTATGGTACTGCTGCATGCCTCCATTTTCAATGGTGCACACATTTTTTGCGGTCAGGCCAGCAGGGTCCACAAAGTGCACTAgctatatagatatatatttatgtgtatatatatacacatatctATATGGCTCAGGAATAATTGCTAGTTTGAGATCGATCCTGCATCATAATTCTGAAAATCCttgcaataattttatttcactTGTACGTTATAGCGCTTAAATATTGCAGTACTTCACGTAAATGaccatgaatattaatattaattttcaacAAGTAGCTAGCACCTAGAAAGCATTATATTTTATGATGATGAACGGAAATTcaaaaaaacaagaagatatatatatatatcttaaattACCTAAAAAGGTTTTATGATCCAAGTGTTGCCTTCAACAAAGTGAGTCCCAATAAAAGGCTTAGCCTCTTCGTCGGTAAGCATTCTCGCCCAAGGCACTCTTCCTGTTGAGTTGGCTCCAGGTCCACTACATTTGTATTCTCCATAATACACTCCTCTGCAAGAACCCCAAAGAATAGCAAGAACTGATCAGTAACTTTTATAAAGAGCATGATCgctttaatatatattgattttaatGAATCATTTGAtgatcatataattaattaatttgattttccaGTAGTAGTGCTACTTACGAATCCCGGTTTTGATCGCCCCAATCACTCCAACCTTGGGGAAGAACAATCTTGTCCAGGAATGTGTACGAGAAAACCACCCTGGAATACTCACCCCATGCTCTGCCAAGGTAAACCTGGCCACTCCCTGTTACCTGACAGTCTTTGAAGGAAAACCCACTTCCCAATGAGGCTTTGCTTCGCTTTTGGGCCGTGAGGGAGGCCACCTTCTTTGCAATGGAGTTTAAATAGCAGTTCTGCATTCCCAAATATATAcagaaagaaaaatgctattcaTCCTAGTTAAGCATGCGTGATGTTCTGGGCATTCAGGCCCATATCAGCACTAATAATGAGACTACGCATggggattatatatatacctataaaaactaaaaaggcaTTTGAACCCATTTGTCTTGGGTTTGGGTTAGCACCACCGCAAGCCTATAGCCCACATAAATCACCTTTTTATGGttatattttaagaataatgttatatatagttgtaaaatatataaatatcgtgCAGTCACTTTAAGAAAAGtagaatttataattaaaaaattaattaattaatttttttttttcacgtgggtctcatatttatttattttttttaaagtgattgcgcAACATTTACACACTTATGactacaactatcatttctcatattttaattttataggtAAATGCTATTTTATCATTTGTAATTATATCTGTTAAAATCTCATAATTTAAGTggtttttcatttaaatgattAATATAAGAAGCTACTTAAACTACATCAAATCAATTAGCTAGCATGCATGACTGTAAACAAcaaatttaagatgaaaaatagCATTACAGTACTATTCCGATCCTTATTTGGGTATGTTCGTTGTTGATCATGATGAACTGACCTCATAAAGAGATCTGCCATAGCCAAAGATGAAATCCACCGAGCCCTGGAAGAAGCAATTATTGAAATAGTGAAGACCCTTGTGATCGTAGAGTGTGTCTTGGGTCCCATAGAAACTGCAGTTATAGAATGCAGCCTTGGTTCCAGAAATGCGAAGCGCAACGCCTTGTCCTCCGATGGATCCAATTTCATGTGGAGCTGTATTCTAGTTTTCCATGAAATTTAAGTTATTTAACAAAAGAACATGATATATAATTAGAACTCTGCTCTGCTTGTTTAAATCTATATCTGCTCTGCtcaataacaaatatgattaaaaaataaataaaaaatttggattGGATTAATTAGACAGTGGTGTGGGCATGTCATGTGTTTGTAGTTGTAaggatatttttgttttggaatctTAAATTTCAAAAACGTAGCAATCTACATCCGTTCTAGGAAGCCATGAACATGTGGCATTTTTGTTTGGACTTCCTCAATGTTTCAAGCAGAAGTGGAATCTTTGTCTACCATGATGTCATTTGTGTGAGGcgattttctttaaatattataagataagaaATAGCAACAACAGTTGCCAAAATTAGAAGCAACAGACATGAGCTCTAATTTTCATTAAGAGTTATAATACCCTTAGTATGagatttatatacatatatatatatgtgtgaaaattttatacactacGCTATCATCTAATTTTCATTCtattatataagatgtaatatatttattatcattgattgATCGTTTGTTGGgtaattttttatcatctaataatcgataaatgtgtcacatcttatataGTGAAATggaaataatatatagcattaccatatattatcatatatatatatatatatatatatattactaaacAAGCACCATTAAAGTAGCGCCTCAAAGTTCTAAATATATTACTAGTAAATATTGacgtaatgattaagtaataattattgaaaaagtttaaaatttacaataataaaaattttgtgtttgaattatattagttaattatgacaaattttaaaattgtagaaattttgatttacccaaacatgcccttaagATCAAAGGAATTTCACACAGTACGATCACTACTTGTCGTTTTACTTTTACCTCAAATTTCACGTTGACGGCCACAAAGTAATTTGCATCGACGGCAACTGTTGCACTGTGGAACGTACCAAGTGGCATCCCATCTCTTCCAGCCACCGTGGCCGTGTCATTCCCAGTAATGGTTGGTGGGTCATTCGCATCCCCTGCAAATGTAACAAATGGCAAAGCTCTAGGGATGCTAATCTTTTCCCTAGAGTCTCCCCGATCATACCTTCCCATTATAAATCTAGATGTTTAGGTTTTTAAAACAAAGAATAAGCCACGGTTCAGGGAGCAGTAAACAAATATACCTGTAAACACCTGGTTTGATAAGCAAGATCACTCTCCTAGTGTTAGGTAATGGGATGCTGTTTAGAGCATCTCCGATTGTCTTGAAGTCCCCGCTCCCATTTTGACTAACACTTAAACTCACTTTGTTCATCTCTGCTTTACTAAGCTTCGCATCCGGGAGGCCTACTTTCCTGGCTGCGCCTCGGCCTCGTGCTTCAAGCACAATGGATTCGGTGCCTTTCAAAGTGGCCTTCTGTTGGTAATTTTTGATGTTCCATGATATCCACTTGTTGTAGTTTATCTCTTTGGCAGAACTCCAAGTAGAAGATGCCAAAGTGATAGTGAACATCAGAGAAGGAAGTAGAAGCAAGAGACTGAGTTGGAGATGGGATATGGAAGCCATGAGATTTTGTTAGTGTGAGAATATGGCATGCTAATTAATGGGTACtgcatgatatttatatattggtGATGGAATGATATTGAAATTCTCTAAGATTTGAATGACTATAATGACCTTCAGTTTTGCTCTCCACCATGCATGTCAGGAGGAGGAGGATATCACATATTTGAAATCACCACAAGTAAAATGATTAGGGCTTGCAAgacattcatttttaaaaaaaatgtccatATCTTTCACACTGCATTTAAACATGCTCAAGTGTACTTACATAATCTCAAAATGAcaaccaaataacaaaacatTGGTCTTTCAATGTTAtctagttaaaaataataattaattttagtttattcaACGAGGCCAGCTGCAGGCACAATTCATATATGGCCTGTATAGTTAAAAATGTTGTCCCGAAAGCATATTTTGTAATGGAAAATATGACGAGGCCGGCAACAAGATAATGTACTGTCATGACATGATTGCTGATGCTATGAGTACGAAGTCGAGAGTGCTGTCTAAAAAATGCTAAAAAGACAGCAAAACAAAAGAGTATATTCATCTCCCTGCACTCAATTGCGCATGCATTTAATGGGGAGATTTCAAAATCTGATCAGTACTACTTCTCATCCCATGCATGACATTCATAACAAAATCTCAGGAGTGACACTATACTCATTTCTATCTGCAGTTTTCagatttctttccttttggcgATCCCTCGCCAATATAGAGTAGCAGTACAGCAAACTATGCTTTAAGCTAGGGTATGAGTGAATAGTGGAGGACCCCAAACTCTGAGTTGGTTTTCTGTATTGGAGCCAAGCTAATCCTGTCCCAAGATGGTGGAAATAACGCATATAGCTGTATCCCATTTTCCAATGGATAGTGAATGTGTTATTCGAGCTGCGAGCACTACATGCCGTGTGGGGGCGATacaaaaaaatagtttattttatttttaagatttttttgagttttattgAATGAATGTGTGACGTGTTTTTTCATTtaagaaaactgaaaaatttttaaaaatattaataaacagGCTATCAAATTACCCAAGTCTTGAAActcaaaaatacaataaacatatATCTCTTTTTAACCCCATAATGGTCCGCCCGCTTTCTTTTTGTGGGTATGCCAAACGGCTACTATTCAAAATGGGCTTGTACCGATACCAAGAACTCTAAtccttttcatttcattcatgaGAAGTCAGCGTCCACTCATGTTAACAAGACAATGTGCATGGCTGGTACGACTATTGAGTATTGCGAGCtgaataatatttgaataaatgcaacaaatattATTGATAACATATGAAATATTGGGTTTCCAACTTACAAAGTTACAATACTGGACATAAAGATCATTATACTTAAGTACCTTTTGTCAAATGATTGTGCTCATTTATTcgtcttttaatttgtttaactCGTACATGATGAGTAGTTACAAGATGGTATTTTGGAacagaaattttgaaattaagcTCATTACATGTACCAAAGTCCCTCCATATAATCAATTAATTTAACTTAATTAGTCTCAGCTAGTTGTTGCAGATTGACAATTTATTCTCTTGCAAACCTTAAAGGTTCATTCTTTTAAGAGTCAGAGCCCAGGGTCGTTTGGCTGCTAACCTTTTTCTACACTTTCATTCGCGTTGACCATTTCTTATCAAGTGCCAAATTCAATACATCCATCCCCTTTATTTTTCAACTCTTTTTCATGTCGATCCGTCTTTTGAGGTACCCTATTCACACTTGATTTTTTAATCACAAATTCTATTTCCActcacttttaaatattttttttacgtaTTCTACTGATGtaatagattatatattaaaaaaattaatataaaaaatataataataaaatatataaagaatacacaaaaatgattatatataacattattcttttttaattatgtgtttgaattcgaAATATCATTACATTTCTTTTCATCTAAacaaatgttttttctttttaattgaatATGTAATGTTAGAAATAGTAATCTTAAATAAAGTTTTCAAGTCTCACACacctcatttaaaataaaaggagCCAGATGGGACATTGAAGATTGTAGAAAAGAGAGATGTTGATATTTTTCCTTTCCCTGTTAGTGGTAATTACCTACTTATAATTAAGCATCATGCATCAAACAAGGAGATCAAATTTCAAAGTAATATCAACTATGaccaatattattaaatagttCTCATTTGTTTTGATCCCATTGAGTTGACTGCCTAATTTGTTGACAGCAAGCTGCTTTACATAATATAAAAGGGTGTTGTTTCAAGGATTGCGGCAGCGAGTGCTTCAATTAAGCTACCCCGTTGAATGTCCCATAAATTGTTGGAAATTGGTACGATAATGTTTATAGCACTatacaattttctttattttttcttacatACTTTCAAACAAGATGGTACGACAGTCCTAACTTTATGAATAATCATTTgcattctttttcattttctgacttaaaacttttatttttttttaaataaataatatttataatcatagaATGCACAAGAATCAcgtaagtaaatataatatttttataaaattaattaatttttttaataataaactcattttttttttataaaatgagtgTACGCCATTTACATAACTCAtaactgtatttaatattactttttattttaatttctttgcattttactagttgaaatgagatatttattgatataaaatattcttgtttaattagaaaagaaaaattaagaaaaagtgtTAGTTTTTCTCAATTGTTCTCACCAGCTTGCTCAATTTctcaactctttttccttctactCGATCCCCTTGATTTTTTCTCCTTGGTTTGATCCAATTTAAGGGCCGGATTTATCATCACTGCTTGTCCATATATCTTCCATATACATGACCACCAACAAAGGATTCCCGGCCGTCCTCTATATATGATCGGGGCCTCATTTGGGATCCATcatttcccttttatttcttcttcctctttttttttttttttttttttttccattctattttcccattttattttttactattaatttttttctttttggttgagttaatttttttcttgttccataTATCTTGCACGTGCCTTACTCATAAAATCTAGTGTCCtaatatatatcttaattaataaattgatatgattttatatgatatgttaaatttatttt
This genomic window from Carya illinoinensis cultivar Pawnee chromosome 7, C.illinoinensisPawnee_v1, whole genome shotgun sequence contains:
- the LOC122315304 gene encoding gibberellin 2-beta-dioxygenase 2-like produces the protein MVVPSPIPIRSKKTKAVGIPTIDLYLNRSILSELIVKASEEFGFFKVVNHGISKEIIARMEEESAEFFAKAAAEKQRAGPASPFGYGCKNIGRNGDMGELEYLLLHTDPLSISERSTDISNDPTKFCDSVNNYVQAMKELACEILDLVADGLWVQDKCVLSRLIRDVHSDSLLRFNHYPSVKDIDDWDPSPKLYQRKNNRIGFGEHSDPQILTILRSNDVGGLQIALHDGLWVPVQPDPSEFFVFVGDALQALTNGRFLSVRHRALSNAMKPRMSMAYFGAPPLNAWISPLPELVSPQKPSLYKPFTWEEYKKAAYSLRLGDSRIDLFKIHSTGDKNLVMN
- the LOC122315061 gene encoding probable pectinesterase 53 isoform X1, yielding MASISHLQLSLLLLLPSLMFTITLASSTWSSAKEINYNKWISWNIKNYQQKATLKGTESIVLEARGRGAARKVGLPDAKLSKAEMNKVSLSVSQNGSGDFKTIGDALNSIPLPNTRRVILLIKPGVYRYDRGDSREKISIPRALPFVTFAGDANDPPTITGNDTATVAGRDGMPLGTFHSATVAVDANYFVAVNVKFENTAPHEIGSIGGQGVALRISGTKAAFYNCSFYGTQDTLYDHKGLHYFNNCFFQGSVDFIFGYGRSLYENCYLNSIAKKVASLTAQKRSKASLGSGFSFKDCQVTGSGQVYLGRAWGEYSRVVFSYTFLDKIVLPQGWSDWGDQNRDSGVYYGEYKCSGPGANSTGRVPWARMLTDEEAKPFIGTHFVEGNTWIIKPF
- the LOC122315061 gene encoding probable pectinesterase 53 isoform X2, with the translated sequence MASISHLQLSLLLLLPSLMFTITLASSTWSSAKEINYNKWISWNIKNYQQKATLKGTESIVLEARGRGAARKVGLPDAKLSKAEMNKVSLSVSQNGSGDFKTIGDALNSIPLPNTRRVILLIKPGVYREKISIPRALPFVTFAGDANDPPTITGNDTATVAGRDGMPLGTFHSATVAVDANYFVAVNVKFENTAPHEIGSIGGQGVALRISGTKAAFYNCSFYGTQDTLYDHKGLHYFNNCFFQGSVDFIFGYGRSLYENCYLNSIAKKVASLTAQKRSKASLGSGFSFKDCQVTGSGQVYLGRAWGEYSRVVFSYTFLDKIVLPQGWSDWGDQNRDSGVYYGEYKCSGPGANSTGRVPWARMLTDEEAKPFIGTHFVEGNTWIIKPF